The genomic DNA TCTTGGGCTGGCGGGGGCACGGTCTTCGTCTTGTCGAGGCGGCCGTACACCGTCGACCGGGGCACGCCGAACATGTCGGCGACCTGCTGGACGGTCTTCTCCCGTTCGCCATGGAGCCGTTGGGCGAGCGCGGCCTGGTCCGCGGTGAGCTTCGGTGGGCGCCCGCCGACCCGGCCGCGAGCACGAGCAGCGGCGAGTTCGTCGTTGGTGTTCGCCACGATCAGCTCGCGCTGGAGCCCGGCGAGCACGGACAGCATCCCGAACATCGCCCGGCCCCTCCGTCGTGGCGGTGTCGATGTCTTGCTCGATGACATGCAGCCCGACCCTGCGCTCGCGCAAGTCGGCACCGAGGGTCACCAGGTGCAGCACGGACCGGGAGAGCCGGTCGAGCCGGGTGACCTTCAGCGTGTCGCCCCCGCGCAGCAGCCGGAGGACGAGATCGAGCTTCGGCCGGGACGCCTTCGCGCCGCTCGCCTCGTCGACGTGGATGTTGTCGCGGTCGACGCCGGCCCGCAACAGGGCGTCGATCTGACGATCGGGGTTCTGGTCAGCGGTCGAGACCCGCGCGCAGCCGACGGGCACGGGTCGGAATCCATCGGGCAGACCGTACACCGACGTTGATTTTCGGCACGAGGTGCCGACACTGCCCACCTGTGGGTTCGTGGTCACCGGGGCGAGTGTCGACAGACGGTCGTTTGCCGACACCCGGCGTCGAAGGTGAGGTACCAGGCAAGCGCTCAGCCTGGGATGAGTGCGTCCCACTGATCGCGGGTCGGGCCGTCGTGCGTTGGCGCGAAGTCTGGGTGGGCGGCCAGCCAGTCGGTAACGGCTCGGTTCACTTCGTCGGTGCCGTAGGCGTCGTCGGCCGGTTGCAGGAGGTGGCGTACCTGGGCACGGGCTCGCATGACGACGGGATCGTCAAAGGCGCAGGCGGTCAGCGCAGCAGCCCGTCGATCCGAGGGTGGCGAACTCTCTCCGAGACGTTGCTCGTTGGCGCGGTCGGCCGTCACCTGTGCGTCGAACAACGGGCGGAGGGCCTGTGTCGTCCAGGCGTGGTAGCCGATGGGGTCCGCGGCGATCTGGTCGACATGGGCGGCGAGGTGCTGGGCGGCGCGCAGGCCGACGGCCACGCCATGGCCCGAGGTGGGGTTGGTGTGGATCAGGCTGTCCCCGGCGTTGACCAGGCCGGTGACGATGGGTCCGTCATCGTCGGCGAGGGCGGTCCAGCGGTTGTCCAGGCCGGCCATCGCCAGGACGGCGAACTGTGGTTCGGGGGCCAGGTCGAGCCAGGCGGCGGTGGCGGGGAAGAGACGGGCGACGGCCTCGAACACGGCGGGGTCGGTGAGCGCGCCGCGGGTCGGATCACTCGTGGAGAGCACCAGGTGCGCCGCGAAGACGTCGTTGTCGGACGGAAAGACGCCGGCGAGGGCGAACGGTGCGGCCGAGCCGGTCTTCACCCGTCCGGGATCACGCGGGCCGTCGGCGCGCAGGCGGTACCAGCGGCACAGATAAGCGATCCCGGTGCGGTGGCTGTCGATCACGGGCGGGCGGCAGCCGGCCGCGGTCAACCAGGAGGGGACCGGCGAGCGGCGGCCGGCCGCGTCGACGACGAGGTCCGCCTGGTGCATTTCCGCGCCCACCCGTACGCCGGTGACCCGGGGAGGGCGGCTCCCCTCGAAGGTGAGGGCGCGCACCCGGCAGCCTTGCCGCACCTCGACGGTGGGTTCCCGCCGCACCGCCGCGGTCAGGGCGGCCTCCAGCACGATGCGGCGGGTGCGCAGGGTCACCAGGTCCTCGTCGCCGGCCCGGTGCGGCGGACGCTCATCGAACCAGTCGAAGTCGTGGTATTCCCGGACTCCGCGTGCCAGCAGGTCCGTATAGACATCGGGGGTCTCGGTGCGCAACACGGTGCGGACGGGCGCGAGGAACGAGTGGGGATGGTTGGCCTGCGGGACTCGGGGCCTGTCCCAGTGGAAGAAGTCCCGGTTCAGGTCGTCTCCGGCCTGCCGTGCAGCCTGCTCGAACAACGTGACCGTATGGCCCCGTCGGCCGAGCATGAGCGCCGTCCCCAGCCCGCTGATTCCCCCACCGGTCACCGCAACCCGCGCCACCGATCTCCCCTTCGCGCCGTGTTGCGGAATGAGCCTACTACTAGACGATCTTCAGTTCGAAAACAGCGTCGTCCGTCGCGGTGCGGGGGCGGGGCATGGCGGCGGCCGGTGCCAGGTCGAGCCGCTTGCCCGTGTCCGGGCGGAGGGTGCCGTACGGGTTGGCGTCGGACCAGAACAAAGCGGTCAGCCCACACCGATCCTCGTCGGTGAGCTTCTTTGCCCATGCCGGTTCGGCCAGCACCTGCTGGAGCAGCACGGTGTTGACGTGCACGAGTGCGGACTGCAGCAGGTGCAGCGCGAGCATCGACGTCTCGGCGTGCTCCTTGTCGGGGCCGGTCAGGGCACCGTCCTTGCCGGGGCCGGTCAGGGCACCGTCCTTGCCGTAGTGCAGCACGGTGTTCGCGCTGTTCCAGTTCTCCACGACGTGGAGCCCGCTGTGGATCTCGCGGCGCAGGCCGCTCGGCGGTGTCCCGGAAATCCGAGGGGTACGTCTTGATCGCCCGCGCCCGCCAGGCGGCCAGCAGCTTCTCCGAGCAGCCTGCGAACAGCCCGTCGGGCAGAGCGAGTCTGCGCACGTCGTTCAGCTTGGTGATCTCCGTCGGCAGGGAGTCCAGGCCGACCGCGCCCGGGTCGTGCTTGAGCGCGGCCAGCAACGCAGTGCCGGCCTCGTTGTCCTCCCCGACCAGCCCAGCAGCCCGGCCGTGCCCGCGTCGCCCAGGCGCTCGATGGTCCGGGTGCGGAGCGCCTTCTCCCACCGGCCCCGCGCGGCGACCAGAACCTTCTCGATCCTGGTCCGGCCCGGAGGCTCGGTCTTCCTCTCCCGGCACTCGACCAGCAGGGCCTCGTGCTGCCGGTCCTCCACCAGTTCGACCGGGCACACCTCGCTGGCCAGCACTCCGTCAGCTGTTCCTCGTCCGCGAGGGTCGCCGGGCGGAAGCCCAGTGCCTCGCGGATTTGCTTACGGTGCCGCCTCGCGCCCGCCAGGTCGTACTCCGCAAGCTCGGCCGCCGGCGCCTTCACCAGTTCGGCGACATGCTCCACCGCGGGCTGCGGGAACTCCTCGACGAAATCCGGGAACCGGGCCTCGATCTCGAAGGACTTGAGCATCAGGCAGAAGCCGAGCCGGGTCGGGCCAGACCTGTTCGCCGCCACGTCCCAGTCACCGTCCACCAGCGTCCAGCACGTCTTCCGACGACCACTCTTGTCGCGCACCCGCCCCTTCGCCGTCGCCTCTCCGGGCGTTCACCCGGTCGGCTCGACGAGGTGCCCGGCGTCGGGAAACGGCGGATCTGAACCGCTGAAAGCCACCGGCACTCGCTCCCCGGCGTCTGGGCCGGGGCTCCGGGGCCCACACGGGGGCGCGGGGGCGCGGTGCCCCCTTTCCGTCGGCCGCCCGGCTCGTACGGGGGCGCGGCGCGCCGTTCCCACCACCCGCCCGGCCCGTACGAGGGGCGCGGCGGACCCGGGACGCGCCCGGGGCTCCGGGAGGGGGCGGTGCGGGCGGCCCCGGGGGCTCCCGCGCCTCACACGTCCACCACCACCGCGCACGACCACCCGTACGCGTCCGGGCCCATCCGCAGTCCGCGCCACGCCGCGTCCCCGGGCACGGCCCCGGTGACCGGGAGGCGGGCGAGGCGGACGACCGCGAGGCGTACGTCCAGCTCCCCGCCGGCCGACTCCACCTCCACGTCGACGGGCACCTCGCCGTGCGCGTCCAGCCGGTGGACCACCTCGTCGAGCAGGTCCGCGAGGAGGTCGTCGTCGCTCCCCTCCTCGAACCGCAGCCGCCGCGCCGCGTCCGCGTGCGCCGCCGACACGTCGGCGAAGCACTCCACCAACCCGAGCACGGCCTCCCCGAGGCACTGCTCCCGGTTCGCGCCCCACGCCTCCACCCGCACGTCGCCGCCGTGCGCCACGGTCCGGTGCCCGCCCTCTCCGCGCCGCCGCACCGGCGCCTCACCGTCCACGGCGCTCCTCCCCACCGGTGCGCGCCGACCGGGATGCCGCTCGCGACGGCCCTCGGCCCGACGGCCCGGCGCGCCTCCTCGGTGCCGGGCTCGTCGGGCGGGACGCACGGCTCCGGGAGGGCGTACGGGCGGAGGGCGTACCGGTGCGCCCCGCCGCCGGACGGCGGGCGCGGGACTCCCCGGCCGCACCGGCGGGGTCCGTCGACGGGTTCGGCGCCGCCGCCGGGAGGCCGCCCGGGGGCCGTCCCGCCGATGTGCGGGCCGCTGCCGGCGGCCGCCCGGTGGGCGAAGGCGCCCGTCGGCGCGTCCGGGCCCCCGCGGAGGAGCGCCGGTCCGTCCGTGCCGTCCGGGGCACCGGACCAGGTGGCGGCGGCTCGTTCCCGCCCTCCGGGGCGTGGCGGCGCGGGGCGGACGCGTGGTCGTCGGAAGCGGAACTCTTCGGGTCGGTACCGGCCATGCGCCCCGCAGTACCCCTGTGGCACGCCCCCATGCGCGGGACGCCCCGCACCCGCGGCCGACGGGTGCGCCGCGCACCGCCGCGCGCCCTCGCGCACCACCGCGCGCGGGCCACCGCCGTGAGGTCGGGGCCCGTACCGCTCTCCCCGCCCCGTCCCGCCGTACCCCAAGCGCCGGGCGGTGCCGCACCGTTCCGTGCGCCGGAGCGCCGTTCCGTATCCCGAAGCGCCGGGCGGCGCCGGTACAGTGCGACGATCGCACGAATCCATCCACGGGGGCTCCCATGGCACTGTTCGGCAACGCCCACACCGTCGACCCGGCGAACGCGCAGCAGGAGTACGCGCGGCTCCTCGGCCCCGGCGAGCAGGTGCACGCCGCGTTCCTGCTGATCCGCGACACGATCCTGTTCACCGACCGCCGCCTGATCCTCGTCGACAAGCAGGGGATCACGGGCAAGAAGGTCGAGTACCACTCGATCCCCTACCGCAGCATCACCCACTTCGCGGTGGAGACCGCGGGCACCTTCGACCTCGACGCCGAGCTGAAGATCTGGATCTCCGGCAGCCCGGTACCGGTCCAGAAGACGTTCACCAAGGGCGTCGACATCTACGAGGTGCAGGCGATCCTTACGCAGTTCGTGGCACGGTGACGGCGGCGCGCCGCCGCCGTCGCGGCCGGCGCGCACCCCGTACGTAAGCTGGGCCGATCCAGCGTGGGCGCCCGGGCACGCGGGCGCGCGCGGACGGCGACGAGGCAGGCGGGCGCGGTGATGGCGGACGACCAGCGGTGGCAGATGCGGATCGGCGAGGTGGCCGAGCGGACCGGCCTGTCGCTGCGGGCGATCCGCCACTACGAGGACGCGGGGATCGCCGCCCCCTCCGCCCGCACCAAGGGCGGTTTCCGCCTGTACACCGCGACCGACGTGGAGCGGCTCCTGCTCGTGGCCCGGATGGGGTCGCTGGGCTTCACCGTGGACGAGGTGCGCGGCCTGCTGGAGCTCACCGACCGGCTGGCCGCGCCGGACGCCCCGCCGCCCGGGGAGGAACGGGAGCGGCTGCGGACCCGCCTCGCCGCGTACCGGGCGGCCGTCGAGGCGCGGTGCGAGACGCTGCGCCTGCGGCTGCGCGGGGCCGAGGAGCTCTCCGCGTTCCTGCGCGGCCGCCTGGACCCGGTCGGCTGACCCCGCGGGCGTCGTCCCGCGGGGGCGCCCGCCACACGCCCCGCGGGCGCCCGCCTCCCGCCCCGGGGCCGGGGTCAGGCCCCGGCGGCCGTCCGCGGCGGTCGGTCCTCCGCGCCCGCGGCACCGACCAGCGAGAACACCGCGCCCTGCGGGTCCACGAGCACCGCGAACCGGCCGAACGGGCCCTCCGCCGGCCCGGAGACCACCTTTGCCCCCGTGGGTCGTGGCCCGCCCGACCGCCGCGTCGACGTCGTCGACGGCGAAGTACACGCCGACGAACGGCGGCGTCTCCGGCGGGAAGCCCTCGCCCATCCGCCTCCGGCCCAGCACCGGCTCCTCCCCGACCCGGAAGACCGCGAGGTCCGGGTCCGGGTCGGGGCCCGCCGGCCGCCCCACCGTGAACGGGAAGACCGCGCAGAAGAACGCCTCGGTCCTCGCCGTGTCCCGCGTGTTGACCTCGGCCCACCGGTACGCGCCGGGCACGTCCCGCGCCTCGAAGGCCGGGTGGGCGCCCGGCTGCCGGACGCCGAAGACCACCCCGTCCGGGCCGTGGGCGAGCAGGGCCGGTCCGGATCCCCCGGGCGCCGCCGGCCCCGCGGCGACCCGGCCGCCGTTCTCCCGCACCCTGCGCGCGACGGCCCCCACGTCGGGCGACGCGAAGTGGAGGCACCAGGCGGACTGCCGCGCCTCGCCGCACCGGCCCGGGACGGGCGGGACGACGGCGGCGACCGCCCTGCCCCCGGCGTACGCCCGCACGTGGCCGCCGTGCTCCGTGACCTCCTCGCGGAAGGTCCAGCCCAGTACCCCGCCGTAGAAGTCCCTGGCGCCCTCCAGGTCGGTGAACATCGCGTCCGCCCAGACGGGCGTGCCCTCGGGTGGTCCGGCCATGACGATCCCCTCGCGGCCCGCGAGCCGCTTCCTCGGTGTGGTGGGCCACGCTATCCACCGCACCCGCGCGAGGCGGCGCACGACGCGGCGCCGGGGCGGCGGGAGGCGGCGGGCGCCGGCCCGCC from Streptomyces sp. MRC013 includes the following:
- a CDS encoding helix-turn-helix domain-containing protein, encoding MFGMLSVLAGLQRELIVANTNDELAAARARGRVGGRPPKLTADQAALAQRLHGEREKTVQQVADMFGVPRSTVYGRLDKTKTVPPPAQEDRGREALKATGGLFAPRCLSQDSRAVWAGRVVFPRGKHPVAACGLLCDLRPGSRRSAV
- a CDS encoding FAD-dependent oxidoreductase; translated protein: MARVAVTGGGISGLGTALMLGRRGHTVTLFEQAARQAGDDLNRDFFHWDRPRVPQANHPHSFLAPVRTVLRTETPDVYTDLLARGVREYHDFDWFDERPPHRAGDEDLVTLRTRRIVLEAALTAAVRREPTVEVRQGCRVRALTFEGSRPPRVTGVRVGAEMHQADLVVDAAGRRSPVPSWLTAAGCRPPVIDSHRTGIAYLCRWYRLRADGPRDPGRVKTGSAAPFALAGVFPSDNDVFAAHLVLSTSDPTRGALTDPAVFEAVARLFPATAAWLDLAPEPQFAVLAMAGLDNRWTALADDDGPIVTGLVNAGDSLIHTNPTSGHGVAVGLRAAQHLAAHVDQIAADPIGYHAWTTQALRPLFDAQVTADRANEQRLGESSPPSDRRAAALTACAFDDPVVMRARAQVRHLLQPADDAYGTDEVNRAVTDWLAAHPDFAPTHDGPTRDQWDALIPG
- a CDS encoding Tn3 family transposase — its product is MSGTPPSGLRREIHSGLHVVENWNSANTVLHYGKDGALTGPGKDGALTGPDKEHAETSMLALHLLQSALVHVNTVLLQQVLAEPAWAKKLTDEDRCGLTALFWSDANPYGTLRPDTGKRLDLAPAAAMPRPRTATDDAVFELKIV
- a CDS encoding archease, giving the protein MDGEAPVRRRGEGGHRTVAHGGDVRVEAWGANREQCLGEAVLGLVECFADVSAAHADAARRLRFEEGSDDDLLADLLDEVVHRLDAHGEVPVDVEVESAGGELDVRLAVVRLARLPVTGAVPGDAAWRGLRMGPDAYGWSCAVVVDV
- a CDS encoding PH domain-containing protein, producing the protein MALFGNAHTVDPANAQQEYARLLGPGEQVHAAFLLIRDTILFTDRRLILVDKQGITGKKVEYHSIPYRSITHFAVETAGTFDLDAELKIWISGSPVPVQKTFTKGVDIYEVQAILTQFVAR
- a CDS encoding MerR family transcriptional regulator, with protein sequence MADDQRWQMRIGEVAERTGLSLRAIRHYEDAGIAAPSARTKGGFRLYTATDVERLLLVARMGSLGFTVDEVRGLLELTDRLAAPDAPPPGEERERLRTRLAAYRAAVEARCETLRLRLRGAEELSAFLRGRLDPVG